In Terriglobia bacterium, a single genomic region encodes these proteins:
- a CDS encoding 8-amino-7-oxononanoate synthase: MKKLDTISALDSLRAELESLAARQELRRLGRMEGVNLCSNDYLDLSRDPRLARAVAAALVSGSPVASTGSRLLSGNAAAWEELESEFARFIGTEAGLFFSSGYAANVGLLTAILRPDDTVFSDESNHASLIDGIRLSRARKVIFPHLDLNFLQDALRRCDTAGRKFIVVESLFSMEGDRTPLPELLSLADRFGADLVVDEAHATGVFGPRGRGLVAGAGINARVLASVHPCGKALASAGAFVCGTDTLKQFLVNRARTFIYSTALPPYFAAQIGKAVEIAAEADAERRRLLALAGFFRGRLQEAGFNTGSSDSQIVPILLGGNDAAVHYARELSRHGFAVRPIRPPTVPQGQSRLRLSVTTKLSEEILNRLEKALWAARDAHHA, encoded by the coding sequence ATGAAAAAGCTGGACACCATCTCGGCTCTCGACAGCCTGCGGGCGGAACTCGAATCGCTCGCAGCGCGGCAGGAGCTTCGACGGCTCGGCCGGATGGAGGGCGTCAATCTTTGCTCTAACGACTATCTCGACCTTTCGCGAGACCCCAGGCTCGCCCGCGCTGTCGCGGCCGCGCTTGTATCTGGCAGCCCCGTGGCCTCCACCGGCTCGCGCCTGCTTAGCGGCAACGCAGCGGCCTGGGAGGAACTGGAATCAGAGTTCGCGCGCTTTATCGGAACCGAAGCCGGGCTCTTTTTCAGTTCCGGCTATGCGGCCAATGTGGGACTCCTGACCGCCATCCTGCGCCCCGACGACACGGTCTTTTCAGATGAATCCAACCACGCCAGCCTGATTGACGGCATTCGCCTTTCGCGCGCCCGCAAAGTGATCTTCCCTCATCTCGATCTCAATTTTCTGCAAGACGCATTGCGGCGATGCGACACCGCCGGCCGAAAATTCATTGTGGTGGAAAGCCTCTTCAGCATGGAGGGAGACCGCACGCCCTTGCCGGAATTGCTCTCGCTGGCTGATCGCTTTGGCGCTGACCTGGTGGTGGATGAAGCGCATGCGACGGGCGTTTTCGGGCCGCGTGGACGGGGCCTCGTGGCCGGCGCCGGCATCAACGCGCGCGTGCTTGCCTCGGTCCATCCCTGCGGCAAGGCCCTGGCTTCTGCCGGAGCATTTGTGTGCGGCACGGATACGCTGAAGCAATTCCTCGTCAACCGGGCGCGCACCTTTATCTACAGCACCGCCCTGCCGCCCTACTTCGCCGCCCAGATTGGGAAAGCGGTCGAAATCGCCGCCGAGGCCGACGCCGAACGCCGCCGACTTCTGGCGCTGGCCGGCTTTTTCCGCGGCCGATTGCAGGAGGCCGGATTCAATACCGGCTCGAGCGATTCGCAGATTGTCCCCATACTGCTGGGTGGGAATGACGCCGCCGTCCATTACGCCCGCGAACTCTCGCGCCACGGCTTCGCCGTCCGCCCCATCCGCCCGCCCACTGTCCCCCAAGGCCAGTCCCGACTGCGTCTCTCAGTGACCACAAAGCTTTCAGAAGAAATCCTCAACCGGCTGGAGAAGGCGTTGTGGGCCGCCCGTGATGCTCACCACGCCTAG
- the rpsD gene encoding 30S ribosomal protein S4, whose product MARYREAVCRLCRREGQKLFLKGQRCLTDKCAIEKRNFPPGQHGKSRRPKPQGYGIQLREKQKVRRLYQILENQFRNYFEKAVSRKGVTGETLLLNLEQRLDNVVYRLGLATSRAEARQLVRHGHIQVSGKKVNIPSFHVVPGQEIGVREKSRKLESIQRSLDLSGNRGVPPWLALDRENLKAQVVSVPKREDVNFPIQEQMIVELYSK is encoded by the coding sequence TTGGCAAGATATCGTGAAGCAGTATGCCGGCTTTGCCGCAGGGAGGGGCAGAAACTCTTTTTGAAGGGCCAGCGCTGTTTGACCGACAAGTGCGCCATTGAAAAGAGAAACTTTCCTCCAGGCCAGCACGGAAAATCGCGTCGTCCGAAGCCCCAGGGGTATGGAATTCAACTCCGGGAAAAGCAGAAGGTTCGGCGGCTCTATCAGATTCTCGAGAACCAGTTTCGCAACTATTTTGAAAAAGCTGTGAGCCGCAAGGGTGTTACGGGCGAGACGTTGCTGCTGAACCTTGAACAGCGGCTGGACAACGTCGTTTACCGGCTCGGTCTGGCCACGTCGCGCGCCGAAGCCCGCCAACTGGTACGCCACGGGCACATCCAGGTGTCAGGAAAGAAGGTAAACATCCCCTCGTTCCATGTGGTGCCCGGCCAGGAGATCGGAGTCCGGGAGAAGAGCCGCAAGTTGGAATCCATCCAGCGGTCGCTCGATCTGTCAGGGAATCGCGGCGTGCCGCCGTGGCTGGCGCTTGATCGGGAAAATCTGAAGGCCCAGGTGGTCTCTGTTCCGAAACGCGAAGACGTCAATTTCCCGATTCAGGAGCAGATGATCGTCGAACTTTATTCGAAATAA
- the rplQ gene encoding 50S ribosomal protein L17 — translation MRHRNFGRKLSRNTEHRRALLRNLVTSLILEERIETTLPKAKEARAAAERMITLGKRGDLHARRLAASYSLSAPAVKKLFGDIAKRYESRNGGYTRIVRTGWRSGDGADTAVLELVGNQVLQQRAELRAKRAERRKKAAEEAAAQQPELPPKAEE, via the coding sequence ATGCGGCATCGTAATTTCGGAAGAAAACTTAGCAGGAACACCGAGCACCGGCGGGCCCTTCTGCGAAACCTCGTGACTTCGCTGATCCTGGAGGAGCGGATAGAAACGACCCTTCCCAAAGCCAAAGAGGCGCGGGCCGCTGCGGAGCGCATGATAACCCTGGGCAAACGAGGCGACCTCCACGCCCGCCGGTTGGCGGCAAGCTATTCACTGAGCGCTCCGGCGGTGAAGAAGCTCTTTGGAGATATTGCGAAGCGCTACGAGTCGCGCAACGGCGGATATACCCGCATCGTGCGCACGGGCTGGCGAAGCGGCGACGGAGCTGATACGGCCGTGCTGGAACTGGTCGGAAACCAGGTCCTTCAGCAGCGCGCTGAACTCCGGGCGAAGCGGGCCGAGCGACGTAAGAAAGCAGCGGAGGAAGCTGCCGCCCAACAGCCGGAATTGCCGCCAAAAGCGGAAGAGTAG
- the bioB gene encoding biotin synthase BioB — translation MKSATTRSAHSQAFRHDWTKDEIRSIYHQPLLELVFQAQQVHRQHHNPQEVQFCRLLSIKTGGCPEDCGYCPQSAHYETGVERAALMDVEAVLARAREARSEGSTRFCMGAAWREVRDGSDFDSVLEMVSGVAALGMEVCCTLGMLTEGQARRLAEAGLTAYNHNLDTSPEFYGNIITTRNYDDRLRTLDHVRRAGITVCCGGIIGMGESDDDRVGLLHQLASLDPHPESVPINMLVAVEGTPLANAHPADPLALVRCIATARLLMPASMVRLSAGRRLLSREAAALCFLAGANSIFTGEKLLTTPNPEFDEDHQLFRDLGLRPMA, via the coding sequence TTGAAATCTGCGACGACACGCTCAGCGCACAGCCAGGCCTTCCGGCATGACTGGACCAAGGACGAAATCCGGTCCATCTACCATCAGCCGCTTCTCGAGCTGGTGTTTCAGGCGCAGCAGGTTCATCGCCAGCACCACAATCCGCAGGAAGTACAATTCTGCCGGCTGCTTTCCATCAAGACGGGCGGCTGTCCGGAGGATTGCGGCTACTGCCCGCAGAGCGCGCATTACGAAACGGGCGTGGAACGCGCCGCCCTGATGGATGTGGAAGCCGTTCTGGCCAGGGCGCGCGAGGCCAGAAGCGAAGGCTCCACGCGGTTCTGCATGGGGGCGGCGTGGCGCGAAGTGCGCGACGGCAGTGACTTTGACTCAGTGCTCGAAATGGTAAGCGGCGTCGCGGCGCTCGGCATGGAAGTCTGCTGCACTCTCGGCATGCTGACCGAGGGACAAGCCCGGCGCCTGGCCGAGGCCGGCCTCACCGCCTACAACCACAACCTGGACACTTCGCCCGAGTTTTACGGCAACATCATCACCACGCGCAATTACGATGATCGCCTGCGCACGCTCGATCACGTCCGCCGGGCGGGCATCACCGTCTGCTGCGGAGGCATCATCGGCATGGGCGAAAGTGATGATGACCGCGTCGGCCTGCTGCACCAGCTTGCCTCGCTCGATCCGCATCCCGAAAGCGTGCCCATCAACATGCTGGTGGCCGTCGAGGGCACGCCGCTCGCCAACGCCCACCCCGCCGACCCGCTGGCGCTGGTGCGGTGCATTGCCACAGCGCGCCTGCTGATGCCTGCCTCAATGGTGCGCCTGAGCGCCGGCCGGCGGTTACTCTCGCGCGAGGCCGCAGCATTGTGCTTCCTGGCTGGGGCCAATTCCATCTTTACCGGAGAAAAACTGCTGACCACGCCCAATCCCGAGTTCGATGAGGACCATCAGTTGTTCCGCGATCTCGGTTTGCGGCCTATGGCCTAG
- a CDS encoding DUF1569 domain-containing protein has translation MKTLSNPNDRIEILYRLRTVRTTSRRKWGEMTPHQMICHLSDAFRSCMGEREVRPASWWIPRTPFRWAALWLPMPWPHGVQGPSEWDSKTGGSQPKEFEEDKKELKKLIDRYSKLPRSFEWPAHPFFGRMPLGDWMRLGYLHADHHLRQFGT, from the coding sequence ATGAAAACACTTTCGAATCCAAACGACAGGATTGAAATCCTGTACCGGCTGAGGACCGTGCGGACCACCAGCCGGCGGAAATGGGGAGAAATGACGCCGCACCAGATGATCTGCCACCTGAGCGACGCCTTCCGGTCGTGCATGGGTGAGCGCGAAGTGCGCCCGGCCAGCTGGTGGATTCCGCGGACTCCGTTTCGTTGGGCGGCGCTATGGTTGCCGATGCCGTGGCCGCACGGCGTGCAGGGGCCGTCTGAATGGGACTCCAAAACCGGGGGCAGTCAACCCAAGGAATTTGAGGAAGACAAGAAGGAACTGAAGAAGCTGATTGACCGCTACAGCAAACTGCCCAGGAGTTTTGAGTGGCCGGCCCATCCCTTCTTTGGCCGCATGCCGCTGGGTGATTGGATGCGCCTGGGGTATCTGCACGCCGACCATCACCTGAGGCAGTTCGGAACATGA
- a CDS encoding PadR family transcriptional regulator yields MSEILPGTLYLMILKTLEKGPMHGYGIARRIKHLSDEILEVEEGSLYPALQRMLIKGWIAAEWRPSENNRRARYYRLTAAGRRQLRVELSEFDRVVHAVRQIIQTA; encoded by the coding sequence ATGTCCGAGATTCTGCCTGGAACGCTTTACCTGATGATTCTCAAGACCCTCGAAAAGGGTCCGATGCACGGCTACGGCATCGCGCGGCGAATTAAGCATCTCTCGGATGAAATCCTTGAGGTGGAGGAAGGCTCTCTCTATCCCGCTTTGCAGCGAATGCTCATCAAGGGATGGATAGCGGCGGAGTGGCGGCCATCGGAAAACAACCGTCGGGCACGATATTACCGGCTGACGGCTGCGGGCAGACGCCAACTTCGAGTCGAGCTTTCGGAATTTGATCGCGTGGTCCATGCGGTCAGGCAGATTATTCAGACGGCATAG
- a CDS encoding DUF1330 domain-containing protein: MAVYVIAGYDITDPKRFEDYGPGVMPLLQKHGAEVLAADFESEALEGQARKVTVVLKFPSAEAARNWYNDPAYGPVRQIRLESTEGGYIAMAKELKAQA, from the coding sequence ATGGCTGTTTACGTGATAGCCGGTTATGACATTACCGATCCCAAACGCTTTGAGGACTACGGGCCCGGGGTGATGCCGCTGCTCCAGAAGCACGGAGCGGAGGTGCTGGCGGCCGACTTTGAAAGTGAGGCCCTGGAGGGCCAGGCGCGCAAGGTGACCGTGGTGCTGAAGTTCCCTTCGGCGGAGGCGGCCCGCAACTGGTACAACGACCCGGCCTACGGCCCAGTGAGGCAGATTCGCCTCGAGTCAACCGAAGGCGGCTACATTGCGATGGCGAAGGAGTTGAAGGCGCAAGCGTAG
- a CDS encoding glutaminyl-peptide cyclotransferase yields MRSRISQQRPTSIAYPHDSGAFTQGLVYVDGYLYESTGLNGQSTLRKEDLETGRVLKEVSLPSQYFGEGLTNWGSTLIQLTWQSHVGFVYDRASFRLLRGFRYPWEGWGLTQDGRHLILSDGSDTLHFLNPGTFSQARSIRVSDHGAPVKELNELEYIHGEIYANVWMTDRIARISPATGHVLGWIDLSGLLPGIFVREPGAVLNGIAYDPARKRLFVTGKLWPRLFEIQVVREGGSR; encoded by the coding sequence TTGCGCTCGCGGATTTCGCAACAGCGGCCGACCTCTATCGCTTACCCGCACGATTCCGGTGCATTTACGCAAGGCCTGGTTTACGTGGATGGTTACCTTTACGAAAGCACAGGTCTGAATGGGCAGTCGACGCTGCGAAAAGAAGATCTTGAGACGGGCCGGGTGCTGAAGGAGGTGAGTTTGCCGTCGCAGTATTTTGGCGAGGGACTCACCAACTGGGGCAGCACGCTGATTCAACTGACCTGGCAATCGCACGTCGGTTTTGTGTACGACCGGGCGAGCTTTCGCCTGCTGCGCGGCTTTCGCTATCCCTGGGAAGGATGGGGACTGACTCAGGACGGAAGGCATCTGATCCTCAGCGATGGAAGCGACACGCTTCACTTCCTGAATCCCGGAACCTTTTCGCAGGCGAGAAGCATTCGCGTGAGTGATCATGGCGCTCCGGTGAAAGAGCTGAACGAGCTGGAGTACATCCACGGAGAAATTTATGCCAACGTGTGGATGACAGACAGAATCGCCCGTATTTCGCCAGCAACTGGCCACGTTCTTGGGTGGATCGATCTCTCAGGCCTTCTGCCGGGAATTTTTGTGCGAGAGCCGGGCGCGGTTCTAAACGGAATTGCTTACGACCCAGCGCGCAAGCGCCTCTTTGTGACTGGGAAGCTGTGGCCGAGGCTCTTCGAGATTCAAGTGGTTCGTGAGGGCGGAAGCAGATAG
- a CDS encoding carbon-nitrogen hydrolase family protein, with protein sequence MKLNKRQIVFLAAGLAAAVVLAHVSPGGMPGAAPHQETAPAGNDQLIRVGIVQMNARVLDKDYNLAQAEELIRQAAAEGAKIVLTPEAAVQGYARVSLQPGEPDNDPHLISGRKRILAAAEPIPGPATSRFSALARELGIWIIFGMDENRDGKLFNTAVLMDPEGKIAGTYSKVHLQNWMVASGVQHGDDFPVWDIDVGGVRVKVGIEICYDVQHPESTLELALGGAEVVFIPYCTEDFSRPLLIHLFETTALENRLYIVRANYGEPRNTGTSSIIDYEGNTVRQLTDQPGILVGDLDLTALRKTRADWNPVYGLPNRYPAAYKRLRGLPTDTANH encoded by the coding sequence ATGAAACTGAACAAGCGACAGATTGTTTTCCTGGCCGCCGGGCTCGCCGCAGCGGTGGTGCTGGCGCATGTATCCCCGGGTGGGATGCCGGGCGCAGCGCCACACCAGGAGACTGCGCCGGCCGGGAACGATCAGCTCATCCGGGTCGGCATCGTGCAAATGAATGCGCGTGTGCTTGATAAAGATTACAACCTGGCGCAAGCGGAAGAATTGATTCGCCAGGCCGCGGCCGAGGGGGCGAAGATTGTCCTGACACCGGAAGCTGCCGTCCAGGGCTATGCGAGGGTATCACTGCAACCGGGAGAACCCGACAATGACCCGCACCTTATTTCTGGGCGGAAGAGAATTCTGGCGGCGGCGGAGCCCATTCCGGGTCCCGCCACCAGCCGCTTTTCGGCGCTGGCCCGGGAACTCGGCATCTGGATTATTTTTGGCATGGATGAGAACCGGGATGGGAAATTATTCAATACCGCCGTTCTGATGGATCCTGAAGGGAAGATTGCCGGTACCTACAGCAAAGTCCACCTGCAGAACTGGATGGTGGCATCCGGAGTCCAGCACGGCGACGACTTCCCCGTGTGGGACATCGATGTCGGCGGCGTCCGGGTGAAGGTGGGCATCGAGATCTGCTATGACGTGCAGCATCCCGAATCGACACTGGAACTCGCCTTGGGCGGAGCGGAAGTGGTTTTTATCCCTTACTGCACTGAAGATTTCTCGCGGCCGCTGCTGATTCACTTGTTTGAGACGACTGCGCTCGAGAACAGGCTCTACATCGTGCGCGCCAATTACGGCGAGCCTCGCAACACAGGCACCAGCTCCATTATCGATTATGAGGGGAACACGGTGCGCCAGCTCACGGACCAGCCGGGAATCCTGGTTGGCGATCTTGACCTCACGGCGCTGAGAAAAACGCGTGCAGATTGGAATCCCGTGTACGGCCTGCCGAACCGCTATCCCGCCGCTTATAAGCGCCTGAGAGGACTCCCGACCGATACCGCAAATCATTAG
- a CDS encoding alcohol dehydrogenase catalytic domain-containing protein, whose translation MKAALLTRLREIEVRDVPEPRLTGPHDVLLRIDAVGVCGSDVHYYKTGRIGSAVVKYPFVVGHECAGTVEKTGSEVRGLRRGQRVAIDPLVACGHCDQCRSARPNTCRNQRFLGQPGELAGSLAEYVVLPQECCYPIPESMTAGQAAMIEPLSIGIHAQRLAQMEAGSTIAILGSGPIGLSVLLACRAAAECTAYMTDLIGERLKMAAELGAVWTGNAEQRDVVKAICEAEPAGVDFVFECAGEQETLKQAVELLKPGGTLVIVGIPEVDEVSFPVHTLRRKELIIKNVRRQNHCTAPAIDLLSSGRINVDLLMTHHFPLQDTAAAFEMVSNYRDGVIKAMIRVADKI comes from the coding sequence ATGAAAGCTGCGTTGCTTACCCGGCTTCGGGAGATCGAAGTCCGCGACGTCCCTGAGCCTCGGTTGACCGGCCCGCACGATGTTTTGCTGCGCATTGACGCAGTGGGCGTGTGCGGCTCCGACGTACACTATTACAAAACGGGACGCATCGGCTCAGCCGTGGTGAAGTACCCGTTTGTGGTGGGCCACGAGTGCGCGGGAACGGTCGAAAAAACGGGCTCGGAGGTGCGTGGACTCCGGCGCGGCCAGCGCGTCGCCATCGATCCGCTGGTAGCGTGCGGCCACTGCGACCAGTGCCGGTCCGCTCGGCCCAACACCTGCCGCAATCAGCGCTTCCTGGGCCAGCCGGGCGAGTTGGCAGGTTCGCTCGCCGAATACGTCGTGCTGCCGCAGGAATGCTGCTATCCCATTCCGGAATCCATGACGGCCGGCCAGGCTGCCATGATCGAACCGCTTTCGATCGGCATCCACGCACAAAGGCTCGCACAGATGGAAGCGGGCTCGACAATCGCCATTCTGGGATCGGGCCCCATCGGACTTAGCGTGCTCCTGGCCTGCCGCGCGGCAGCGGAGTGCACGGCTTACATGACGGACTTGATCGGCGAACGGTTGAAAATGGCCGCGGAACTGGGCGCCGTGTGGACCGGCAACGCGGAGCAGAGGGACGTGGTGAAAGCGATCTGCGAGGCCGAACCCGCAGGCGTGGACTTCGTGTTTGAATGCGCGGGCGAGCAGGAGACCCTGAAGCAAGCTGTCGAACTGCTGAAGCCTGGCGGCACGCTCGTGATCGTGGGCATCCCCGAAGTGGACGAAGTTAGCTTTCCGGTGCACACCCTGAGACGAAAAGAGCTGATCATCAAGAACGTCCGCAGGCAGAACCATTGCACGGCGCCGGCTATCGACCTACTTTCGAGCGGCAGGATCAACGTAGACCTGCTGATGACCCATCATTTCCCGCTGCAAGACACCGCCGCGGCCTTTGAAATGGTTTCCAATTATCGCGATGGCGTAATCAAAGCGATGATTCGTGTGGCGGACAAAATCTGA
- a CDS encoding DNA-directed RNA polymerase subunit alpha, protein MLWKGFQKPKRLVCNTNTLTDKYGQFTAQPFERGFGTTIGNALRRVLLSSIEGAAITAVKIEGVMHEFSSIPGVVEDATDIILSLKQIPLKMNVEGPKTLTLEVSNAGEVTSSMIQPDADIEILDKDAYIATVSEGGSLRIEMRVKNGRGYVSAEKNFDEDLPIGYIPVDSVHSPIRKVNYAVEAARLGQMTDFDKLTLDVWTNGAVTPQDAIGLAAKLLKDHMSIFINFEEGTISEEISEEKPSTVYNENLDRSVEELELSVRSYNCLKNANISTIRELVQKSEQEMLKTKNFGRKSLNEIKEILTAMGLGLGMKFDERGNPLPLASQPPSDQPAWGQES, encoded by the coding sequence ATGCTCTGGAAAGGTTTTCAAAAGCCCAAGCGGCTTGTGTGTAATACAAATACTCTTACCGACAAGTATGGTCAGTTCACTGCACAGCCCTTCGAGCGCGGTTTCGGCACAACCATTGGCAACGCGCTTCGCCGTGTTCTTCTTTCATCGATTGAGGGGGCGGCGATTACCGCGGTCAAAATCGAGGGGGTGATGCATGAGTTCTCTTCCATCCCCGGTGTGGTGGAAGATGCAACGGACATTATCCTCAGCCTCAAACAAATTCCTTTGAAGATGAACGTCGAGGGTCCGAAAACTCTTACGCTGGAGGTGAGCAATGCGGGCGAGGTGACCTCGAGCATGATCCAGCCGGACGCGGACATCGAAATCCTGGATAAGGATGCTTACATCGCAACGGTCAGCGAAGGTGGCAGCCTGCGGATTGAGATGCGTGTGAAGAACGGAAGAGGGTACGTTTCTGCAGAAAAGAATTTCGATGAAGACCTTCCGATCGGGTATATCCCGGTTGACTCGGTACACTCTCCGATCCGCAAGGTCAATTACGCGGTGGAAGCCGCACGCCTCGGGCAAATGACGGATTTTGATAAGCTCACGCTCGACGTCTGGACTAACGGCGCCGTTACTCCCCAGGATGCGATTGGCCTCGCGGCCAAGCTCCTCAAAGACCACATGAGCATCTTCATCAATTTCGAGGAGGGGACGATTTCTGAGGAGATCTCGGAGGAGAAACCTTCGACGGTGTATAACGAGAATCTCGACCGTTCGGTTGAGGAGTTGGAACTTTCAGTTCGCTCCTACAACTGCCTGAAGAATGCGAACATTTCGACCATTCGAGAGCTGGTGCAAAAGTCCGAGCAGGAGATGCTGAAGACCAAGAACTTCGGCCGGAAATCTCTGAATGAGATCAAGGAAATCCTGACGGCGATGGGCCTGGGACTGGGCATGAAATTTGACGAAAGGGGCAATCCCCTGCCATTGGCCAGCCAGCCGCCTTCAGACCAGCCAGCCTGGGGACAGGAAAGCTAG
- a CDS encoding ricin-type beta-trefoil lectin domain protein, whose translation MLGRILYISHPGRKGRDHLQPIILFFLFLIFACGAATPAAGAAQDQPLAATPPMGWNDWAHYQCGFTADTILGNARALVSTGLSALGYDTVTIDDCWMQADRDANGNLQVDPKRFPNGMKPVADAVHGMGLKFGIYEDSGSETCGRFAGSGRPQGGGLAHFFEDAQLFASWGVDYLKLDGCNVYVVPGETEEEAYHMAYAAQHEALQRAGRPIVFSESAPAYFQGTPEWYDVLSWVGKYGQLWREGSDIANYRSQPIPAQFRRRFPQLTRYQSMLWNYSYNLPLGRFQKPGNWNDADFIIAGDIGMSIPESRTQMTLWSMMSAPLVLSSDIAKLSPEAIAIIGNKDLIAIDQDALGKMATLVRRTPQMDVLFKRLSSGDDAIGAMNHGDAAVKIELHPADLGFAADSGCKLDAKDLWSAKEQQATSSLEAEVASHDAVIWRAHPSDECGKPSRTGTITMVAAGRRSRDFEGYARCMAAPGNVEPCSGAEGEKWTVTQNGALQSSGDQCLALADGKPVLQACNPASAQQWRYTLQGNLVNNGDLQCLTAIGPESKPQSLEMQVCGHNLANQIWSLPN comes from the coding sequence TTGCTAGGAAGGATTCTCTACATCAGTCATCCCGGCCGGAAGGGCCGTGACCATTTGCAGCCAATCATCTTGTTTTTTTTGTTTCTCATTTTCGCGTGCGGAGCGGCGACTCCCGCGGCGGGGGCCGCCCAGGACCAGCCCCTGGCTGCCACACCGCCCATGGGTTGGAATGACTGGGCCCATTACCAATGCGGATTCACAGCCGATACGATCCTCGGAAACGCGCGGGCGCTGGTCTCGACCGGGCTCTCCGCGCTGGGCTATGACACGGTGACCATCGACGACTGCTGGATGCAGGCCGACCGCGACGCGAACGGCAATCTGCAGGTGGACCCGAAGCGCTTCCCGAACGGCATGAAGCCCGTAGCCGATGCCGTCCATGGAATGGGCCTGAAGTTCGGCATTTATGAAGATTCCGGCTCTGAAACCTGCGGCCGGTTTGCGGGCAGCGGCCGTCCGCAAGGCGGGGGGCTGGCCCACTTTTTCGAGGACGCCCAGCTATTCGCCTCGTGGGGCGTGGACTATCTGAAGCTGGACGGCTGCAATGTCTACGTAGTGCCGGGCGAAACGGAGGAGGAGGCGTACCACATGGCCTATGCGGCGCAGCACGAGGCGCTCCAGAGAGCGGGCCGCCCCATCGTTTTCTCCGAATCGGCCCCCGCCTATTTCCAGGGCACTCCCGAGTGGTACGACGTTCTCAGTTGGGTGGGAAAGTACGGCCAGTTGTGGCGCGAAGGCTCGGACATCGCCAACTATCGCTCGCAGCCGATCCCGGCACAGTTCCGCCGCAGGTTCCCGCAGCTTACGCGCTACCAGAGCATGCTGTGGAATTACTCCTACAATCTTCCGCTGGGCCGCTTCCAGAAGCCTGGCAACTGGAATGACGCGGACTTCATCATCGCCGGCGACATCGGCATGAGCATTCCCGAAAGCCGCACGCAGATGACGCTGTGGTCCATGATGTCAGCCCCGCTGGTTCTGAGCTCGGACATCGCCAAACTCAGCCCGGAAGCGATTGCCATTATCGGCAACAAGGACCTGATTGCGATTGACCAGGACGCGCTGGGCAAAATGGCAACGCTGGTGCGGCGCACTCCGCAGATGGACGTCCTGTTCAAGCGCCTTTCCTCGGGCGATGACGCTATCGGGGCGATGAACCACGGCGACGCGGCGGTGAAGATTGAACTGCATCCAGCCGATCTGGGCTTCGCGGCAGATTCCGGCTGCAAACTGGATGCAAAGGACCTGTGGAGCGCGAAGGAGCAACAAGCGACATCGTCCCTGGAGGCCGAGGTGGCTTCACATGACGCCGTCATCTGGCGCGCCCATCCTTCTGACGAGTGCGGCAAGCCGTCGCGCACGGGCACCATCACGATGGTCGCTGCCGGCCGGCGCAGCCGCGATTTCGAGGGATACGCCCGCTGTATGGCCGCGCCGGGAAACGTCGAACCCTGCTCGGGAGCCGAGGGGGAGAAATGGACGGTGACCCAGAATGGCGCGCTGCAATCTTCCGGCGACCAGTGCCTGGCATTGGCCGATGGCAAGCCGGTGCTGCAGGCGTGCAACCCCGCGAGCGCCCAGCAATGGCGTTACACGCTGCAAGGAAACCTGGTCAACAACGGCGATCTCCAGTGCCTCACCGCGATCGGGCCGGAAAGCAAACCGCAAAGCCTCGAAATGCAGGTCTGCGGACACAATCTAGCAAACCAGATCTGGTCGCTGCCGAACTGA
- the rpsK gene encoding 30S ribosomal protein S11, producing the protein MAKAAAKPGKKKSVKKREKRVVPHGVAHIQATFNNTMVCITDPDGKTICWSSAGALGFRGSRKGTPFAAQQAAARAASAARDHGMRSVQVRVKGPGAGRESAIRALAASGLEVRELKDVTPIPHNGCRPPKRRRV; encoded by the coding sequence ATGGCGAAGGCAGCGGCTAAACCAGGTAAGAAGAAGAGTGTTAAGAAACGCGAAAAGCGGGTGGTTCCTCACGGAGTGGCGCACATCCAGGCGACCTTCAATAACACGATGGTGTGTATTACGGATCCGGACGGGAAAACAATCTGCTGGTCAAGCGCCGGCGCGCTTGGCTTTCGCGGTTCGCGCAAGGGTACGCCGTTTGCGGCTCAGCAGGCGGCCGCGCGGGCGGCTAGCGCCGCTCGGGACCACGGCATGCGTAGCGTGCAGGTTCGAGTGAAGGGGCCGGGTGCGGGTCGCGAATCTGCCATCCGTGCGCTCGCTGCGTCCGGCTTGGAGGTTCGGGAACTCAAAGATGTTACACCGATTCCTCACAACGGTTGCCGCCCGCCCAAGCGGCGTCGCGTGTAA